From Microbacterium sp. YJN-G, a single genomic window includes:
- a CDS encoding dihydrodipicolinate synthase family protein, whose amino-acid sequence MTLDLRGLNPAPVTPFTEDGAVDHEAIQRLGSWLGSIEGVKSLVVLGHAGEGTFLTESEQLDVIRAFVASTDGRVPVIAGITKEGNKTAGLEAKAALDAGATAGLVYPSHGWLRFGYQQGAPQARYREIYEESGLPLILFQYPDNTKATYDLDTQLEIAGQEGVFATKNGVRNMRRWYTEIPALRTAYPELQILSCHDEYLLPTMFDVDGLLVGYGNVAPELLVELIAAGKAHDYDAAHAIHERLMPVTQNVYHRGSHMEGTVALKWGLVQRGILNHATVRTPLLPLQDGADAEIAAAFALAGLGSVTVPA is encoded by the coding sequence ATGACTCTCGATCTCCGCGGTCTCAACCCGGCCCCCGTAACCCCCTTCACCGAGGACGGTGCCGTCGATCACGAAGCCATCCAGCGTCTCGGCTCCTGGCTGGGCTCGATCGAAGGGGTCAAGAGCCTCGTCGTGCTCGGCCACGCCGGCGAGGGCACGTTCCTCACCGAGAGTGAGCAGCTCGACGTCATCCGCGCGTTCGTGGCCTCCACCGACGGCCGGGTGCCGGTCATCGCAGGCATCACCAAGGAAGGCAACAAGACCGCCGGGCTCGAGGCGAAGGCCGCGCTCGATGCGGGCGCCACAGCGGGCCTGGTCTACCCCTCGCACGGCTGGCTGCGCTTCGGTTATCAGCAGGGTGCGCCGCAGGCGCGCTACCGCGAGATCTACGAGGAGTCCGGCCTGCCGCTGATCCTCTTCCAGTACCCCGACAACACCAAGGCGACGTACGACCTCGACACCCAGCTCGAGATCGCCGGGCAGGAGGGTGTGTTCGCGACCAAGAACGGTGTGCGCAACATGCGCCGCTGGTACACCGAGATCCCCGCTCTGCGCACCGCGTACCCCGAACTGCAGATCCTGTCGTGCCACGACGAGTACCTGCTGCCCACCATGTTCGACGTCGACGGGCTCCTCGTCGGCTACGGCAACGTCGCACCCGAACTCCTCGTCGAGCTCATCGCCGCGGGCAAGGCGCACGACTACGACGCCGCACACGCCATCCACGAGCGCCTGATGCCCGTCACGCAGAACGTGTACCACCGCGGCTCGCACATGGAAGGCACCGTCGCACTCAAGTGGGGTCTGGTGCAGCGCGGCATCCTCAACCACGCCACCGTTCGCACCCCCC
- a CDS encoding LacI family DNA-binding transcriptional regulator translates to MEQNERRVVTLKDVAAASGVSISTVSRILDDRTPPSRSETAARVRRVADELGYRRNMFASGLRRGATGTIGVLVPRLTDHVMALMFEAIERTARTRGSFAIVATCGDDPTEERQATETLLDRNVDGLILATARLDDTLPASLRERGVAHSLVLRTDGASPSALGDDEAGGYFAARHLIDLGHREIAVVTGPWFTSSARSRLAGARRALEEAGIILREDRIVSTGYGIESGNAAGRKLFAAASPPTAVFAANDNLAIGMASAAAAAEMLVGRDVSIVGYNDIPLAGMLPIPLTSVRTPFDQIAASALDLLGSTSGTVTKALPTLIPRASTAAPRE, encoded by the coding sequence GTGGAGCAGAACGAACGACGCGTGGTCACACTGAAGGATGTGGCCGCGGCGTCCGGCGTCAGCATCTCCACGGTCAGCCGGATCCTGGATGACCGGACTCCGCCGTCGCGTTCGGAGACCGCAGCACGAGTGCGTCGGGTCGCGGATGAACTGGGCTATCGGCGAAACATGTTCGCCTCCGGCCTGCGTCGCGGGGCGACCGGCACCATCGGTGTGCTCGTGCCGCGACTGACGGACCATGTGATGGCTCTCATGTTCGAGGCGATCGAGCGCACCGCGCGTACACGCGGATCCTTCGCGATCGTCGCCACCTGTGGGGACGATCCGACCGAAGAGCGGCAGGCCACGGAGACGCTGCTGGACCGCAACGTCGACGGCCTCATCCTTGCCACGGCTCGCCTCGATGACACCCTGCCCGCCTCGTTGCGGGAACGTGGAGTCGCGCATTCGCTCGTGTTGCGCACCGATGGTGCCAGCCCGTCGGCTCTGGGCGACGATGAAGCAGGCGGATACTTCGCGGCGCGACACCTCATCGACCTCGGGCACAGGGAGATCGCGGTGGTCACCGGACCGTGGTTCACCTCCAGCGCTCGCAGCCGGCTCGCCGGTGCGCGACGTGCGCTCGAAGAGGCAGGGATCATCCTGCGCGAGGACCGCATCGTCTCCACCGGGTACGGGATCGAGTCCGGTAACGCAGCCGGGCGGAAGCTGTTCGCCGCGGCTTCCCCGCCGACGGCGGTGTTCGCCGCGAACGACAACCTGGCGATCGGCATGGCTTCGGCCGCGGCAGCTGCTGAGATGCTCGTCGGGAGAGACGTCTCGATCGTCGGCTACAACGACATCCCCTTGGCGGGGATGCTGCCGATCCCTCTCACCTCGGTGCGCACGCCGTTCGATCAGATCGCTGCCAGTGCGCTGGATCTGCTCGGCTCGACGAGTGGCACTGTGACCAAGGCTCTTCCGACGCTTATCCCTCGCGCATCGACCGCCGCTCCTCGGGAGTGA